In the Vibrio gigantis genome, one interval contains:
- the seqA gene encoding replication initiation negative regulator SeqA, with the protein MKTIEVDEDLYRFIAGQTERIGESASDILRRLLQVDSQGMAPIEEIVEPKGIVVSKEVGFTPEKFDGVKEMRSLLISDEFASLKKAIDRFMLVLSTLHKIDPLSFSEATQVKGRKRVYFADNEATLLANGNTTKPKAIPQSPFWVITNNNTSRKRQMVEQLMSRMNFQAELIEKVTGSI; encoded by the coding sequence ATGAAAACAATTGAGGTTGATGAGGACCTATACCGTTTTATTGCGGGTCAGACAGAACGTATTGGCGAAAGCGCTTCAGATATTCTGCGCCGCTTGTTACAGGTTGATAGCCAAGGCATGGCTCCGATCGAAGAGATCGTAGAGCCGAAAGGTATCGTTGTTAGCAAAGAGGTAGGCTTTACTCCAGAGAAGTTCGATGGCGTTAAAGAAATGCGCTCACTACTAATATCAGATGAGTTTGCGTCACTAAAGAAAGCCATTGATCGTTTCATGCTTGTGTTATCTACACTGCATAAAATCGACCCTTTAAGCTTTTCAGAAGCAACTCAAGTAAAAGGCCGCAAGCGAGTTTACTTTGCAGATAACGAAGCAACGTTACTAGCAAACGGCAACACGACTAAGCCTAAAGCTATTCCACAAAGTCCTTTTTGGGTTATTACTAATAACAATACAAGCCGAAAAAGACAGATGGTTGAGCAGCTGATGAGCCGCATGAATTTCCAAGCAGAATTGATAGAAAAAGTAACAGGTTCAATTTAA
- a CDS encoding alpha/beta fold hydrolase, giving the protein MSVQLNYKIEGEGHTIVLIHGLFGNLDNLGLLARDLKVDHRVLSIDLRNHGQSFHSDTHDYQAMAQDVAQLLNDLKLEDVTVIGHSMGGKVAMALTQHLALQKLIVLDMAPVAYTQSRHDNVFAGLQAVIEEKPESRSEALKVLAKHIEIDGVRQFLTKSLFKSEQGIMEWRFNVASLLNNYPHIIGWEPIEKTSVKTLLIKGGDSDYLTTEHQVTVQQQFSNAKAHVIANTGHWLHAEKPAEVLRAIRKFIA; this is encoded by the coding sequence ATGTCAGTACAGCTCAACTATAAAATCGAAGGTGAGGGTCACACCATAGTTTTGATCCATGGATTATTCGGTAATCTGGACAACCTAGGCTTGCTGGCCAGGGATCTAAAAGTCGATCATCGGGTACTGAGTATCGATCTTCGTAACCACGGACAATCCTTCCACAGTGATACTCATGATTATCAAGCGATGGCACAAGATGTCGCTCAACTACTGAATGATCTTAAGTTAGAAGACGTCACTGTGATCGGTCACTCGATGGGTGGCAAAGTAGCAATGGCACTGACACAGCATCTTGCACTGCAAAAGTTGATTGTCTTGGACATGGCGCCGGTCGCGTACACTCAAAGTCGCCACGACAACGTATTCGCGGGCCTTCAAGCCGTGATAGAAGAAAAGCCGGAGTCTCGCTCAGAAGCACTCAAAGTACTCGCAAAGCATATTGAAATAGACGGTGTTCGCCAGTTCTTAACTAAATCACTGTTCAAGTCAGAACAAGGCATTATGGAATGGCGCTTCAACGTCGCTTCGTTACTGAACAACTACCCACACATTATTGGTTGGGAACCGATCGAGAAAACCTCGGTCAAAACCTTGCTAATAAAAGGTGGGGACTCTGATTACCTCACCACCGAGCATCAAGTAACCGTTCAGCAGCAATTTTCTAACGCCAAAGCGCATGTCATTGCCAACACTGGCCACTGGTTACATGCAGAGAAACCAGCTGAAGTACTTAGAGCAATTCGAAAATTCATCGCTTAA
- a CDS encoding DUF2788 domain-containing protein, protein MLYDYMNIIESVGLDLLFAAIFFLIGMAIKDVLKQGNVPPFGRRIVWLVLFLGCAGFIAKGIIQLSWEGTGI, encoded by the coding sequence ATGCTTTACGACTACATGAACATCATTGAATCTGTTGGTTTAGATCTCCTATTTGCCGCGATTTTCTTTTTAATCGGTATGGCAATTAAGGACGTTCTCAAGCAAGGAAATGTTCCTCCATTTGGTCGTCGCATTGTGTGGTTAGTACTTTTCCTTGGCTGTGCAGGTTTTATCGCCAAAGGGATAATCCAACTAAGCTGGGAAGGAACCGGGATCTAA
- the fldA gene encoding flavodoxin FldA: MASVGLFFGSDTGNTEAVAKMIQKQLSKQLVHVQDIAKSSKEDIDNFDLLLLGIPTWYYGEAQCDWDDFFPELEAIDFSTKLVAIFGCGDQEDYAEYFCDAMGTIRDIVEAKGGTILGHTSTEGYEFEASKGLVEGDDSQFVGLCIDEDRQPELTDERVSNWVKQIHEEMCLAELED, from the coding sequence ATGGCAAGTGTAGGTCTCTTCTTTGGTAGCGATACAGGTAACACTGAAGCTGTTGCTAAGATGATTCAAAAGCAATTGAGCAAACAGCTCGTTCACGTTCAAGACATTGCAAAAAGCAGCAAAGAAGATATCGATAACTTCGATCTACTGCTGCTTGGTATCCCTACGTGGTACTACGGCGAAGCACAATGTGATTGGGATGACTTCTTCCCTGAGCTAGAAGCTATTGATTTCTCAACTAAGCTTGTTGCTATCTTTGGTTGTGGCGACCAAGAAGATTACGCAGAATACTTCTGTGATGCTATGGGTACTATCCGTGACATCGTTGAAGCGAAAGGCGGTACTATCCTAGGTCACACATCAACTGAAGGCTACGAGTTCGAAGCATCGAAAGGTTTAGTTGAAGGCGATGACAGCCAATTTGTTGGTCTATGTATCGATGAAGACCGCCAACCTGAGCTAACTGATGAGCGCGTATCTAACTGGGTTAAACAAATCCACGAAGAGATGTGCCTGGCAGAGCTAGAAGACTAA
- a CDS encoding DUF4442 domain-containing protein — translation MNKQLARIYKPNIVKFALNIWPPFWGAGIRIAHISADFRVVKTVLKLRWWNKNANRTQYGGSIFSLTDPVYSLMLMGILGERYYVWDKEASINFIKPGQSDLYADFEISQGQLDDIYRQTQLGEKCFPEFIIHVKDKQGNVVSEIQRTLYVRKKPQFRDDDEALEAEC, via the coding sequence ATGAATAAGCAACTCGCAAGAATATATAAACCCAACATTGTTAAATTTGCTCTTAATATTTGGCCTCCCTTTTGGGGGGCGGGTATTAGGATAGCCCACATTAGCGCTGACTTTAGGGTTGTTAAGACGGTACTTAAGCTACGCTGGTGGAATAAGAACGCCAATCGTACTCAATATGGCGGCAGTATCTTTTCTCTTACCGATCCAGTTTACTCATTGATGTTAATGGGAATTTTAGGTGAGAGATATTATGTTTGGGATAAAGAGGCGAGTATTAACTTCATCAAGCCGGGGCAATCCGACTTATACGCAGACTTTGAGATAAGCCAAGGGCAACTTGACGATATCTATCGTCAGACACAGCTTGGTGAAAAGTGTTTTCCTGAATTTATTATCCACGTGAAAGATAAACAGGGTAATGTGGTTTCAGAAATTCAACGCACCCTCTATGTAAGAAAAAAGCCCCAGTTTAGAGATGATGATGAAGCATTAGAAGCTGAGTGCTAA
- the fcrX gene encoding ferric iron uptake transcriptional regulator FcrX, with product MSDNNQALKDAGLKVTLPRLKILEVLQQPDCQHISAEDLYKKLIDLGEEIGLATVYRVLNQFDDAGIVTRHHFEGGKSVFELSTQHHHDHLVCLDCGEVIEFSDDIIEERQKEVAQRYNVQLTNHSLYLYGKSISGDCKGNPDAHKAKK from the coding sequence ATGTCAGACAATAATCAAGCGCTAAAAGATGCAGGTCTTAAAGTGACCCTTCCACGGCTCAAAATTTTAGAAGTATTACAACAGCCAGACTGCCAACATATTAGTGCTGAAGATTTATATAAGAAGCTGATCGACCTAGGTGAAGAAATCGGTCTTGCAACCGTTTATCGAGTACTTAACCAGTTCGATGACGCTGGCATTGTAACTCGTCACCACTTCGAAGGCGGCAAGTCTGTATTTGAACTTTCTACACAGCACCACCATGACCACCTTGTTTGTTTAGATTGTGGAGAAGTGATCGAATTCTCTGATGACATCATCGAAGAAAGACAGAAAGAAGTTGCTCAGCGTTACAACGTGCAACTGACAAACCACAGTTTGTACTTGTACGGCAAAAGTATTAGCGGAGATTGCAAAGGCAATCCAGACGCGCATAAAGCGAAGAAGTAA
- the glnS gene encoding glutamine--tRNA ligase produces the protein MSEAEARPSNFIRQIIDKDLADGTHSSVHTRFPPEPNGYLHIGHAKSICLNFGIAQDYQGQCNLRFDDTNPEKEDVEYVESIKNDVSWLGFEWSGDICYSSNYFDTLYAYAVELINKGLAYVDELSPDQIREYRGTLKEPGKASPYRDRSPEENLALFEKMRDGGFEEGKACLRAKIDMSSSFMVMRDPVIYRVRFAHHHQTGDKWCIYPMYDFTHCISDALEGITHSICTLEFQDNRRLYDWVLDNITIDCQPRQYEFSRLNLEYTVMSKRKLNQLVVENLVQGWDDPRMPTISGLRRRGFTSASIREFCKRIGVTKQENMIEFGSLESCIRDDLNENAPRAMAVLDPVKIVIENYEVDAVETLTVANHPNKPEMGTREVPFTREVWIERDDFREEANKKYKRLVLGKEVRLRGAYVIKAERIEKDAEGNITTIFCSYDNETLGKNPADGRKVKGVIHWVSADKALPAEIRLYDRLFTVANPAAADDFAATLNPESLVTLNGFVEPSLAEGAAEQAYQFERTGYFCVDSKDSKADALVFNRTVGLRDTWGKTEA, from the coding sequence ATGAGTGAAGCTGAGGCTCGTCCATCGAATTTCATTCGCCAAATTATTGATAAAGATTTAGCGGATGGTACACACAGTAGCGTGCATACTCGTTTCCCGCCGGAGCCAAATGGTTACCTGCACATTGGTCACGCTAAATCTATTTGCTTGAACTTTGGTATTGCTCAGGACTACCAGGGACAATGTAATCTTCGTTTCGATGATACAAACCCTGAAAAAGAAGACGTTGAATACGTTGAGTCAATTAAGAATGATGTAAGCTGGTTAGGCTTCGAATGGTCTGGTGATATTTGTTACTCATCAAACTACTTCGATACGCTTTATGCTTATGCTGTGGAATTAATTAATAAAGGCTTAGCGTACGTTGACGAGCTAAGTCCTGACCAAATCCGTGAGTACCGTGGCACGTTAAAAGAGCCTGGTAAAGCGAGCCCATACCGTGACCGCAGCCCTGAAGAGAACCTAGCGCTATTTGAAAAAATGCGTGACGGTGGCTTTGAAGAAGGCAAAGCGTGTCTACGTGCTAAGATCGACATGAGCTCGTCATTTATGGTAATGCGCGATCCTGTTATCTATCGTGTTCGTTTTGCTCACCACCATCAAACGGGTGACAAGTGGTGCATTTACCCAATGTACGACTTTACTCACTGTATCTCTGATGCGCTAGAAGGTATTACGCACTCTATCTGTACTCTTGAGTTCCAAGACAACCGTCGTCTGTACGACTGGGTTCTAGATAACATTACGATCGATTGCCAACCTCGTCAGTACGAGTTTAGCCGTCTGAATCTTGAATACACAGTGATGTCTAAGCGTAAACTAAACCAACTTGTGGTTGAAAACCTCGTTCAAGGTTGGGATGATCCACGTATGCCGACTATCTCTGGCTTACGTCGTCGTGGTTTCACTTCTGCGTCTATTCGTGAGTTCTGTAAACGTATCGGTGTGACTAAGCAAGAGAACATGATTGAATTCGGTTCACTTGAGTCTTGTATCCGTGATGACTTGAACGAAAATGCACCTCGTGCAATGGCCGTTCTCGATCCAGTTAAGATCGTGATTGAAAACTACGAAGTAGACGCAGTAGAAACGCTAACCGTTGCTAACCACCCGAACAAGCCTGAAATGGGCACTCGTGAAGTACCATTTACTCGTGAAGTTTGGATTGAGCGTGATGACTTCCGTGAAGAAGCAAACAAGAAATACAAGCGTTTGGTTCTAGGTAAAGAAGTTCGTCTACGCGGAGCTTACGTGATCAAAGCTGAACGTATCGAAAAAGATGCGGAAGGTAACATTACGACTATCTTCTGTTCTTACGACAACGAAACACTGGGTAAGAACCCTGCTGATGGCCGTAAAGTGAAAGGTGTTATCCACTGGGTATCTGCTGATAAAGCACTACCTGCTGAGATTCGTCTTTACGATCGTCTATTCACTGTGGCAAATCCAGCTGCAGCTGATGACTTCGCAGCAACGCTTAACCCTGAGTCGCTTGTTACGCTAAACGGTTTTGTTGAGCCTAGCCTAGCGGAAGGTGCAGCTGAGCAAGCGTACCAGTTTGAACGTACAGGTTACTTCTGTGTGGATTCGAAAGATTCTAAAGCAGATGCACTAGTCTTCAACCGCACGGTTGGTCTGCGCGATACTTGGGGTAAAACTGAAGCTTAA
- the nagE gene encoding N-acetylglucosamine-specific PTS transporter subunit IIBC gives MLPIATLPIAALLLRLGQGDLLDIPFMAQAGGAIFGNLPLLFGLGIAIGLSKDGNGAAGLAGAVAYFVLTATATTINADVNMSFFGGIFAGIIAGHSYNAFHATRLPEWLAFFAGKRLVPIMAGLFALVAGAVSGVVWPGVQSGLDALAHAVSTSGAIGQFVYGTLNRALIPVGLHHVLNSYFWFGMGTCQEIIVAGQGAFANITQLCVDPALAKTLVVGQEHTFTFANSVTPEITTVVKEVTETVKSGDLHRFFGGDKGAGVFMNGFFPVMMFGLPGAALAMYLAAPAEKRSQVGGALFSVAFCSFLTGITEPLEFMFVFLAPALYAMHAVFTGLSLVVANMFGTLHGFGFSAGLIDFVLNWGLATKPFVLLLIGLGFGALYFFTFSFAIRAFNLKSPGREDDDEAAAAPAGDAPKGDLARQYLKALGGHDNLTSIDACITRLRLTLKDRSVADEVVLKKLGAKGVVKLGENNLQVILGPLAEIVAGEMKAIGAGEDLSDVKLP, from the coding sequence AAGACGGTAACGGCGCAGCGGGTCTTGCTGGTGCAGTTGCTTACTTCGTACTAACTGCTACAGCAACGACAATTAACGCAGACGTTAACATGTCATTCTTCGGCGGTATCTTCGCAGGTATCATTGCAGGTCACTCTTACAACGCTTTCCACGCGACACGTCTTCCAGAATGGTTGGCTTTCTTCGCGGGTAAACGTTTAGTACCTATCATGGCCGGTCTATTTGCGCTTGTTGCAGGTGCTGTGTCTGGTGTGGTTTGGCCTGGTGTTCAATCTGGTCTAGACGCACTTGCTCATGCAGTATCAACGTCTGGCGCTATCGGTCAATTCGTTTACGGTACTCTTAACCGTGCACTTATCCCTGTAGGTCTACACCACGTATTGAACTCATACTTCTGGTTCGGTATGGGTACATGTCAAGAAATCATCGTTGCTGGTCAAGGCGCATTCGCTAACATCACTCAACTTTGTGTTGACCCTGCACTAGCTAAAACTCTAGTTGTTGGTCAAGAGCACACATTCACATTCGCTAACTCTGTAACTCCAGAAATCACTACTGTAGTTAAAGAAGTGACTGAAACTGTTAAATCTGGCGACCTACACCGTTTCTTCGGTGGCGATAAAGGCGCTGGCGTATTCATGAACGGTTTCTTCCCAGTAATGATGTTCGGTCTACCAGGTGCTGCTCTTGCAATGTACCTAGCTGCTCCTGCTGAAAAACGTAGCCAAGTTGGTGGCGCACTATTCTCGGTTGCATTCTGTTCATTCCTAACAGGTATCACAGAGCCGCTAGAGTTCATGTTCGTATTCCTAGCTCCTGCTCTATACGCAATGCACGCTGTATTTACAGGTCTGTCTCTAGTAGTGGCTAACATGTTTGGTACTCTGCATGGTTTCGGTTTCTCTGCTGGTCTTATCGACTTCGTATTGAACTGGGGTCTAGCAACTAAACCATTCGTACTACTACTAATCGGTCTTGGTTTCGGTGCTCTATACTTCTTCACTTTCTCTTTCGCAATTCGCGCTTTCAACTTGAAATCGCCAGGTCGTGAAGATGATGACGAAGCTGCTGCAGCTCCTGCTGGTGATGCACCAAAGGGCGACCTTGCACGTCAATACCTGAAAGCTCTAGGTGGTCACGACAACCTAACTTCAATCGACGCTTGTATTACTCGTCTACGTCTAACTCTTAAAGACCGCTCTGTTGCAGATGAAGTTGTTCTTAAGAAACTAGGTGCTAAAGGTGTGGTTAAACTAGGTGAAAACAACCTACAGGTTATCCTAGGCCCACTAGCTGAAATCGTAGCTGGCGAAATGAAGGCTATCGGCGCAGGCGAAGACCTATCTGATGTAAAACTTCCATAG